One segment of Salvelinus fontinalis isolate EN_2023a chromosome 12, ASM2944872v1, whole genome shotgun sequence DNA contains the following:
- the LOC129867707 gene encoding LOW QUALITY PROTEIN: receptor-interacting serine/threonine-protein kinase 3-like (The sequence of the model RefSeq protein was modified relative to this genomic sequence to represent the inferred CDS: inserted 2 bases in 1 codon) — protein MDRSSPAAGIGNNSLENWKVIGAGGFGQVHKARHVNWGYDVAIKLLKSDGSSASLHNEAEMMSKGASLHVIRILGVYKYCPRTCGPYIQLGLVMEFMERGTLESLLDTLSXHPPWPHPLAYRLAHQIALGMNFLHCLIPPLLHQDLKPNNVLLDDCLNAKLADFGLAKVSHGVYKMSKEFPGKAGGTSSYMPPEALENVSYKPIRAFDIYSYGILLWSIITVQSKPYPNSSRFCFLIKDRGQRPTLEDVDKEQVEGLGDLVELMEKCWDHESSKRPPFKKCFLVTERGFEKHKGIRNAVHQL, from the exons ATGGACCGGTCCAGCCCGGCAGCAGGAATTGGAAACAACAGTCTGGAGAACTGGAAAGTGATTGGTGCAGGAGGGTTTGGACAAGTCCACAAAGCCAGACATGTGAACTGGGGATATGATGTGGCCATCAAGTTGCTAAAATCTGATGG CTCTAGCGCTTCCCTGCATAATGAGGCTGAAATGATGAGCAAGGGTGCAAGCCTCCATGTGATAAGGATTCTTGGAGTGTACAAGTATTGTCCCCGCACTTGCGGCCCTTACATTCAGCTGGGTCTTGTGATGGAGTTCATGGAGAGGGGGACACTGGAATCCCTCCTGgacaccctctc ccatccaccttGGCCCCACCCCCTTGCCTATCGCTTGGCCCACCAGATCGCTCTGGGGATGAACTTCCTCCATTGCCTCATCCCACCCCTTCTGCATCAAGACCTAAAGCCCAATAATGTGCTGCTGGATGACTGCCTTAATGCCAAG CTTGCAGATTTTGGCCTGGCCAAGGTGTCCCACGGTGTTTACAAGATGAGCAAAGAGTTCCCTGGGAAGGCTGGGGGGACATCTAGTTACATGCCCCCTGAGGCTTTGGAAAATGTGTCATACAAACCCATTCGTGCCTTTGACATCTACAG CTATGGTATACTTCTGTGGTCCATCATCACTGTTCAGTCAAAGCCATATCCTA ACTCCAGCAGGTTCTGTTTTCTCATcaaagacagaggacagaggccTACCCTGGAGGATGTGGACAAAGAGCAGGTCGAGGGGCTAGGGGACCTGGTGGAGCTCATGGAGAAGTGCTGGGACCATGAGTCCTCTAAGAGACCCCCCTTCAAGA AATGCTTCCTTGTGACAGAAAGAGGGTTTGAGAAGCACAAGGGGATACGCAATGCTGTCCATCAA CTGTAA